In a genomic window of Vicinamibacteria bacterium:
- a CDS encoding (2Fe-2S)-binding protein, whose translation MVRFRVNGKGRSFAGPPFTRLIDVLREDFGLTGTKEGCGEGECGACTVLLDGRPTNSCLIPVAQVAGHRVETVESLGRRGRLSPLQQSFLTEGGTQCGICTPGMLMTAWSWIRAGGGADEAAIRNLLAGNLCRCTGYQHIVNAVVQAVKARRRSGRSR comes from the coding sequence ATGGTCCGGTTCCGCGTCAACGGTAAGGGACGGTCCTTCGCGGGCCCTCCCTTTACGCGGCTGATCGACGTCCTGCGGGAGGACTTCGGTTTGACCGGAACCAAGGAGGGCTGCGGGGAGGGGGAGTGCGGGGCCTGCACCGTACTCCTGGACGGGCGGCCCACGAATAGCTGCTTGATTCCGGTGGCCCAGGTGGCGGGGCACCGGGTCGAGACGGTCGAGTCATTGGGAAGACGGGGACGGCTGAGCCCGCTCCAGCAGTCGTTCCTCACCGAGGGCGGGACCCAGTGCGGCATCTGCACTCCGGGCATGCTGATGACGGCCTGGTCCTGGATCCGGGCCGGGGGCGGCGCCGACGAGGCGGCCATCCGCAACCTCCTGGCCGGGAACCTCTGCCGCTGCACGGGCTATCAGCACATCGTCAACGCCGTGGTCCAGGCCGTGAAGGCGCGGAGGCGGAGCGGGCGGAGCCGATGA
- a CDS encoding xanthine dehydrogenase family protein subunit M — protein sequence MRGDPRSMELLQPRSAEAAVRMKAEHPRAVPLAGGTDLMVAWNAGHLNHRTVLDLSGLYEWKRIRELPGRLWIGALATHATIGEHPVARWRLPLLVQACAVIGGVAIQNRGTLGGNLANASPAGDTFPPLAVYDAVVRVVSRDGRRTLPISEFFAGVKKTRLGPGELIEAVEVPFLERRPTRHLFRKVGTRAAQALSKTVAAGLLWRGRDHRVRELRFALGSMAPTVCRLAQVEAFIAGRRMTPETVEEACALLERDVAPIDDFRSTAEYRLHTSRNLLRSFLEEKQ from the coding sequence ATGAGGGGCGACCCCCGCTCCATGGAGCTGCTCCAGCCACGCTCGGCGGAGGCGGCGGTGAGGATGAAAGCCGAACACCCCCGCGCGGTGCCTCTCGCCGGAGGCACCGATCTCATGGTGGCCTGGAACGCCGGCCACCTCAACCACCGAACCGTCCTCGATCTGTCGGGTCTCTACGAGTGGAAGAGGATCCGGGAGCTCCCCGGACGTCTGTGGATCGGTGCCCTGGCCACCCACGCCACCATCGGTGAACACCCCGTCGCGAGGTGGAGGCTACCCCTCCTGGTCCAGGCCTGCGCGGTGATCGGCGGGGTCGCGATCCAAAACCGCGGCACCCTGGGCGGCAACCTCGCCAACGCCTCCCCGGCGGGCGACACCTTCCCCCCCCTCGCCGTCTACGATGCGGTCGTGCGGGTGGTGTCGAGGGATGGCCGGCGAACCCTGCCCATAAGCGAGTTCTTCGCGGGGGTCAAGAAGACGCGCCTGGGGCCGGGGGAGCTGATCGAAGCCGTCGAGGTTCCGTTCCTCGAGCGGCGCCCCACCCGCCATCTCTTTCGCAAGGTGGGGACCCGGGCCGCCCAGGCCCTATCCAAGACGGTCGCGGCCGGACTCCTTTGGCGGGGACGGGACCACCGCGTGCGCGAGCTGCGATTCGCCCTGGGCAGCATGGCCCCTACCGTTTGCCGCCTGGCCCAGGTGGAGGCCTTCATCGCCGGCCGGAGGATGACCCCCGAGACGGTGGAGGAGGCCTGCGCGCTCCTGGAACGGGACGTCGCGCCCATCGACGACTTCCGCTCCACGGCGGAGTACCGCCTCCACACGTCCCGGAACCTGTTGCGATCTTTCCTGGAGGAGAAACAGTGA